A window from Gemmatimonadaceae bacterium encodes these proteins:
- the dnaX gene encoding DNA polymerase III subunit gamma/tau, giving the protein MSLALARKYRPRRFAEVAVQSHVANTLRNAILTDRVAHAYLFCGPRGTGKTTLARVLAMALNCENRREDREPCGECPSCDRVWKGGASLDVVEIDAASNRGVDDARELRERAMYAPSGDDRYKVYIIDEAHMLTREAWNALLKILEEPPPRVVFVFATTEPQKIQQSAAPVLSRVQRFDLKRIGPADVRERLSAVLSTEKIDADADALMMLARAADGSMRDALSLTDQVLSLGEGAISAQRVRDALGLVPEDEHLALLDLIIERRAADVFGSVARLADHGVDFTVLLSEFAELLRAQLAVVLGGSLPDVSERLREELPKRADKLSSGDLLRMLTLIVEIEPHLKRSGQQQLLFETLLVRCALLDRTVALEEVLRGMGAGSGSAGDAGSTARSGSWASGGFAGGGGEPSRRMAPPSVARDSAPQRAAPAHAVEAAPARVAAPPPAPRSAAPARPAAPAPSIADAAPAKGGPVALEINKLVEHWEGIVDAIVADGRALLGAALGHATPTAVTASGTVTLTVDASAQAELIGEQESAILAALRKRFANVTKLKVKAADGDAAPRRLNEHAVKADRIAMLRKQSKLLDAAVDALDLELMD; this is encoded by the coding sequence ATGAGCCTAGCCCTCGCCCGCAAATACCGCCCGCGCCGGTTCGCCGAGGTCGCCGTGCAATCGCACGTGGCCAACACGCTGCGGAACGCCATCCTCACGGACCGCGTGGCGCACGCGTACCTGTTCTGCGGGCCGCGCGGCACCGGCAAGACCACGCTGGCGCGCGTGCTGGCGATGGCGCTCAACTGCGAGAACCGTCGCGAGGACCGCGAGCCCTGTGGCGAGTGCCCCTCCTGCGACCGTGTGTGGAAGGGCGGGGCCTCGCTGGACGTGGTGGAGATCGACGCGGCCTCAAATCGTGGCGTGGACGATGCCCGCGAGCTGCGCGAGCGCGCGATGTACGCGCCCTCCGGTGACGACCGCTACAAGGTCTATATCATCGACGAGGCGCACATGCTCACGCGCGAAGCGTGGAATGCGCTGCTCAAGATCCTCGAGGAGCCGCCGCCGCGCGTCGTGTTCGTGTTCGCCACCACCGAGCCGCAGAAGATCCAGCAGTCGGCGGCGCCCGTGCTTTCGCGCGTGCAGCGCTTTGACTTGAAGCGTATCGGGCCCGCCGACGTGCGCGAGCGACTGAGTGCCGTGCTCAGCACTGAGAAGATCGACGCCGACGCCGATGCCCTGATGATGCTCGCCCGCGCTGCCGACGGCTCCATGCGCGACGCGCTCTCGCTCACGGACCAGGTGCTCTCGCTGGGCGAGGGGGCGATCAGCGCGCAGCGTGTGCGTGACGCCTTGGGCCTCGTGCCCGAGGACGAGCATCTCGCGCTGCTGGACTTGATCATCGAGCGCCGTGCCGCCGACGTGTTCGGATCCGTGGCGCGGCTGGCCGACCACGGCGTGGACTTCACCGTGCTGTTGAGTGAGTTCGCCGAACTGCTGCGCGCACAGCTGGCCGTGGTGCTTGGGGGCTCGCTGCCCGATGTCTCGGAGCGACTGCGCGAGGAGCTACCCAAGCGCGCGGACAAGCTCTCGTCGGGCGACCTCCTGCGGATGCTCACGTTGATCGTGGAGATCGAGCCGCATCTCAAGCGCAGCGGGCAGCAGCAGCTGTTGTTCGAGACGCTGTTGGTGCGTTGCGCGTTGTTGGATCGCACCGTGGCGCTGGAGGAAGTGCTGCGGGGGATGGGCGCCGGGTCCGGGTCGGCAGGGGACGCTGGCAGCACGGCGCGCAGTGGCAGCTGGGCCTCCGGCGGATTCGCCGGAGGCGGCGGCGAGCCCAGCCGCCGGATGGCTCCGCCGAGCGTCGCGCGCGACAGCGCGCCTCAGCGTGCGGCCCCTGCGCACGCGGTTGAGGCAGCGCCGGCAAGAGTCGCGGCCCCGCCGCCTGCCCCTCGCAGCGCCGCGCCCGCCCGCCCCGCCGCCCCCGCCCCCAGCATCGCCGACGCCGCCCCCGCCAAGGGCGGCCCTGTCGCCCTCGAGATCAACAAGCTCGTCGAGCACTGGGAAGGCATCGTCGACGCCATCGTCGCCGACGGCCGCGCGCTGCTCGGCGCCGCCCTCGGGCACGCCACGCCCACGGCCGTCACCGCCAGCGGGACGGTGACGCTGACCGTCGACGCGTCCGCACAGGCCGAGTTGATCGGCGAGCAGGAGTCGGCCATCCTCGCCGCGCTGCGCAAGCGCTTTGCCAACGTGACCAAGCTCAAGGTGAAGGCCGCCGATGGCGATGCCGCACCGCGCCGGCTCAACGAGCACGCGGTGAAGGCCGACCGCATCGCGATGCTGCGCAAGCAGAGCAAGCTGCTCGATGCCGCCGTGGATGCACTGGACCTCGAGCTGATGGATTGA
- a CDS encoding YbaB/EbfC family nucleoid-associated protein, translating into MTDFLKMLQQAQQMTGKLQAVQEELARQTVTGTAGGGMVRIEADGKGTVKKVSIDPAVVNPADVEMLEDLLAVALQETQRKAKELAEEEMKKAAGGLGLGGLPFKLPF; encoded by the coding sequence ATGACCGACTTCCTGAAGATGCTGCAGCAGGCGCAGCAGATGACCGGAAAGCTCCAGGCCGTGCAGGAGGAACTCGCGCGCCAGACCGTGACGGGCACGGCCGGCGGCGGCATGGTCCGCATCGAGGCCGACGGCAAGGGCACGGTGAAGAAGGTCAGCATCGACCCGGCCGTGGTGAACCCGGCCGACGTCGAGATGCTGGAGGACCTGCTGGCCGTGGCCCTGCAGGAGACCCAGCGGAAGGCCAAGGAGCTGGCCGAAGAGGAAATGAAGAAGGCCGCCGGCGGGCTCGGGCTCGGCGGGCTCCCGTTTAAGCTTCCGTTCTAG
- the recR gene encoding recombination mediator RecR — translation MSAIDDLVTELSRLPTIGRKSAMRLTYHLLRQPGEQGRRLAAALIALVERVRPCDECGNLTEDSPCALCADTRRDRGLICVVEEASDIPPIERTGEYRGLYHVLGGRLAPLDGIGPEDLTVDALVRRVTTLGVREVIVATNPKLEGEATALYLQEQLREAGVTVSRLARGLPVGGDLEYADGVTIVQALAARRVM, via the coding sequence GTGTCGGCAATCGACGACCTCGTTACGGAACTGTCGCGGCTGCCGACAATTGGGCGGAAGTCGGCGATGCGGCTGACCTACCATTTGCTGCGGCAGCCGGGCGAGCAGGGCCGGCGGCTCGCGGCGGCGTTGATTGCCTTGGTGGAGCGGGTGCGGCCCTGCGACGAGTGCGGCAACCTCACCGAGGACTCGCCATGTGCGCTCTGTGCCGACACCCGCCGGGACCGCGGCCTGATCTGCGTGGTCGAGGAGGCGTCGGACATCCCGCCCATCGAGCGGACCGGGGAGTATCGGGGGCTGTACCACGTGCTGGGTGGCCGACTGGCGCCGCTGGACGGGATCGGCCCCGAGGACCTGACGGTGGACGCTTTGGTGCGCCGCGTCACAACCCTGGGGGTGCGGGAGGTGATCGTAGCCACCAACCCGAAGCTCGAAGGTGAGGCGACGGCGCTGTATCTTCAGGAGCAGTTGCGGGAGGCCGGGGTCACGGTGAGCCGGCTGGCGCGGGGCCTGCCCGTTGGGGGCGACCTCGAGTACGCGGACGGCGTGACGATCGTGCAGGCGCTGGCCGCCCGGAGAGTGATGTGA
- a CDS encoding roadblock/LC7 domain-containing protein translates to MAVGSASWSFTEEDFNAITKAMQKFLGETNARCALLVDRSGQLVATVGEQPNFDPTAFATLTAADFSANDQLAQLIGETDFNSLFHQGEKESMYLADIARRVILVALFDNRTTLGLVRLKIKDTVVELTKLFQEVFARSRSGAKQPGLLAGADDEIDQLFG, encoded by the coding sequence ATGGCAGTCGGGTCGGCAAGCTGGTCATTCACCGAGGAGGACTTCAACGCCATCACCAAGGCGATGCAGAAGTTCCTCGGGGAGACCAATGCGCGGTGTGCACTGCTGGTGGACCGTTCTGGCCAGCTGGTGGCCACGGTCGGCGAGCAGCCGAACTTCGACCCCACGGCCTTCGCCACGCTGACGGCGGCCGACTTCTCGGCCAACGACCAGTTGGCCCAGTTGATCGGCGAGACGGACTTCAACTCGCTGTTCCACCAGGGCGAGAAGGAATCGATGTATCTCGCGGACATCGCACGGCGGGTGATCCTCGTCGCGCTGTTCGACAATCGCACGACCCTCGGGCTCGTGCGCCTGAAGATCAAGGACACGGTGGTCGAATTGACGAAGCTCTTCCAGGAAGTGTTTGCGCGTAGCCGCTCGGGGGCCAAGCAGCCGGGGCTGCTGGCCGGCGCCGATGACGAAATCGACCAGCTGTTCGGTTAA
- a CDS encoding GTPase domain-containing protein, which produces MSMINYASREINCKIVYYGPGLGGKTTNLEHVYGKVKPDTRGKLISLATETERTLFFDFLPVDLGTIRGFKTRFHLYTVPGQVYYNASRKLILKGVDGIVFVADSQVERMEANLEAMQNLYDNMAEYGYDLTKMPFVIQYNKRDLPNAAPLAELQASLNPGWEVADAARQKVTPDQFRPGENVIEQNEDGLWVERAHFFEAVAVTGDGVFDTLRAVSKLVLKTLA; this is translated from the coding sequence ATGTCGATGATCAACTACGCCTCCCGCGAGATCAACTGTAAGATCGTGTACTACGGTCCCGGTCTAGGCGGCAAGACGACCAACCTCGAGCACGTCTACGGCAAGGTGAAGCCGGACACGCGCGGCAAGCTCATCTCGCTGGCCACGGAGACCGAGCGCACGCTGTTCTTCGACTTCCTGCCCGTGGACCTCGGCACCATCCGCGGTTTCAAGACGCGCTTCCATCTCTACACGGTGCCGGGCCAGGTCTACTACAACGCCTCGCGCAAGCTCATCCTCAAGGGCGTCGACGGCATCGTGTTCGTCGCCGACTCGCAGGTCGAGCGTATGGAAGCCAACCTCGAGGCGATGCAGAACCTGTACGACAACATGGCCGAGTATGGCTATGACCTCACGAAGATGCCCTTCGTGATCCAGTACAACAAACGCGACCTGCCGAACGCCGCGCCGCTCGCGGAGCTGCAGGCCTCGCTGAATCCCGGCTGGGAAGTGGCGGACGCCGCGCGCCAGAAGGTCACGCCGGACCAGTTCCGTCCGGGCGAGAACGTCATCGAACAGAATGAGGACGGCCTGTGGGTGGAGCGCGCCCACTTCTTCGAGGCTGTCGCAGTGACCGGCGACGGCGTGTTCGATACGCTGCGGGCCGTGTCGAAGCTGGTCCTGAAGACGTTGGCGTAG
- a CDS encoding CDP-alcohol phosphatidyltransferase family protein — translation MNVPNLISAARIVASPLLAAMAFVPSVPLRIVAFVLYLITAISDHFDGKIARRYGMITDLGKMLDPLADKLLLLATFVPMFLLQGPVGDPLLALLPTVREESLYPFVTWGMGAIYFPWWVLVPILAREAFMTWFRGFAQKRGAVIAAQKLGKWKAGFQFTWMGASFCWFWYSLLITQQGWWDAATPMFWAKLLGGIGLITMYASLALTLISLGDYLLSYRKVFFTKPSA, via the coding sequence GTGAACGTCCCCAACCTCATCTCGGCCGCGCGCATCGTCGCCTCGCCGCTGTTGGCGGCGATGGCCTTCGTGCCCTCCGTGCCGCTGCGCATCGTGGCCTTCGTGCTCTACCTGATCACGGCCATCAGCGACCACTTCGACGGCAAGATCGCGCGTCGCTACGGGATGATCACGGACCTCGGCAAGATGCTCGACCCGCTCGCCGACAAGCTGCTGCTGCTGGCGACCTTCGTGCCGATGTTTCTGCTGCAGGGTCCAGTGGGCGACCCGCTGCTGGCGCTGCTGCCGACGGTGCGCGAGGAGTCACTGTATCCCTTCGTGACTTGGGGGATGGGCGCGATCTACTTCCCGTGGTGGGTGCTCGTGCCGATCCTCGCGCGCGAGGCATTCATGACCTGGTTCCGCGGCTTCGCGCAGAAGCGTGGGGCGGTCATCGCCGCGCAGAAGCTCGGCAAGTGGAAGGCCGGCTTCCAGTTCACCTGGATGGGCGCGTCCTTCTGCTGGTTCTGGTACTCGCTGCTCATCACGCAGCAGGGTTGGTGGGACGCGGCGACGCCGATGTTCTGGGCCAAGCTGCTCGGCGGCATCGGCCTCATCACGATGTACGCCTCGCTGGCGCTGACGCTGATTTCGCTCGGCGACTACCTGCTCTCGTACCGCAAAGTCTTCTTCACGAAGCCCTCCGCCTGA
- a CDS encoding competence/damage-inducible protein A produces the protein MNVELVTIGNELLLGYTIDTNAAWLSRELAGHGIRIVRRVTVGDGADEIADAVREALARTGGVITSGGLGPTADDLTKPSIAELFGRGMVRDEAIVESLKARWKARGWPGELPAANHAQAMIPEGATIIRNDHGSAPGIWLEDGDGRWVAMLPGVPREFRGMTREQLLPMLVARMGDAGSGLAVQSRTLRTTGIAESALADVLGELAQDPLGVRLAYLPGWEGVDLRLTVWDEPVSRAAEMLDVAEAALREKVGRWIYGTDEQDLSALLLEMLRARKMQIAVAESCTGGMLGMRLTAVPGSSDVVQGGTIAYANEVKMRELNVQEATLVAHGAVSEETAREMASGVRQRFGVDVGVSITGVAGPGGGTPEKPVGTFCVAVDVRGELRSVRTSGVGDRHEIRQRATQAALNLVRKALSD, from the coding sequence GTGAACGTCGAGCTCGTCACGATCGGCAACGAGCTGTTGCTCGGCTACACCATCGACACCAACGCGGCCTGGCTCTCGCGCGAACTCGCGGGCCACGGGATTCGCATCGTGCGGCGCGTGACGGTTGGCGATGGCGCCGATGAGATCGCCGATGCGGTGCGTGAGGCGCTGGCCCGTACCGGGGGCGTGATCACCAGCGGCGGACTCGGCCCCACCGCCGACGACCTCACCAAGCCGAGCATCGCAGAGTTGTTCGGGCGTGGGATGGTGCGCGATGAAGCGATCGTCGAGTCGCTCAAGGCGCGCTGGAAGGCACGCGGCTGGCCGGGCGAGTTGCCGGCGGCGAATCACGCACAGGCGATGATCCCCGAGGGCGCGACGATCATCCGCAACGACCACGGCTCGGCGCCGGGCATCTGGCTCGAGGATGGTGATGGCCGTTGGGTGGCGATGCTGCCTGGCGTGCCGCGCGAGTTCCGCGGGATGACGCGCGAGCAGCTGCTGCCGATGCTGGTCGCACGAATGGGCGATGCGGGTTCGGGACTCGCAGTGCAATCGCGCACGCTGCGCACAACAGGAATCGCCGAGTCGGCGCTTGCCGATGTGCTGGGTGAGTTGGCGCAGGATCCGCTTGGTGTGCGGCTGGCGTATCTGCCCGGCTGGGAGGGTGTGGACCTGCGGCTTACAGTGTGGGACGAGCCCGTGTCGCGTGCTGCCGAGATGCTTGATGTGGCGGAGGCTGCGCTGCGTGAGAAGGTCGGGCGTTGGATCTATGGTACGGACGAACAGGATCTCTCGGCGCTGCTGCTTGAGATGCTGCGTGCGCGGAAGATGCAGATCGCCGTTGCGGAGTCCTGCACGGGCGGGATGCTTGGGATGCGCCTCACTGCGGTGCCAGGGTCCAGCGATGTAGTGCAGGGTGGGACTATCGCGTACGCGAATGAAGTGAAGATGCGCGAGCTCAACGTGCAGGAGGCCACGTTGGTGGCGCACGGTGCGGTGAGCGAGGAGACGGCGCGTGAGATGGCGAGTGGTGTGCGGCAACGCTTCGGCGTGGATGTCGGCGTGAGCATCACCGGCGTGGCGGGGCCGGGTGGTGGGACGCCGGAGAAGCCGGTCGGCACGTTCTGCGTCGCCGTCGACGTGCGTGGCGAGTTGCGCAGCGTGCGCACGAGTGGCGTGGGTGATCGCCACGAGATCAGGCAACGGGCGACGCAGGCGGCGCTCAACCTTGTGAGGAAGGCGCTCAGCGACTGA
- a CDS encoding Uma2 family endonuclease — protein MPALAQHYWTAAEVRELPDDGKRYECIDGELLVTPSPRGLHQRALREVFLRIHEYIREHNLGELLWSPADIELERNNLVQPDLFVALPREGETSWKDWHEVGALLLAIEVLSPSTARYDRVVKRKFYQRIKVGEYWIVDLDARVIERWRSGDRTPEVLSEELVWGPAGAPEPLHIALEPLFRSICG, from the coding sequence ATGCCTGCCCTCGCACAGCACTACTGGACTGCGGCAGAGGTTCGCGAGTTGCCCGACGACGGCAAGCGCTACGAGTGCATCGACGGCGAGCTGCTCGTGACGCCGTCGCCGCGGGGGCTGCATCAGCGGGCACTTCGAGAGGTCTTTCTGCGGATTCACGAGTACATCCGCGAGCACAACCTCGGTGAACTCCTGTGGTCTCCCGCAGACATCGAGCTCGAACGCAACAACTTGGTGCAGCCCGATCTCTTCGTTGCGTTGCCACGCGAGGGCGAGACGTCGTGGAAGGACTGGCACGAAGTGGGCGCCCTCTTGCTCGCCATCGAGGTGCTTTCGCCGTCGACTGCGCGCTACGATCGTGTGGTGAAGCGCAAGTTCTACCAGCGCATCAAGGTCGGTGAGTACTGGATCGTTGACCTCGACGCCCGCGTCATCGAGCGCTGGCGCTCGGGTGACCGGACGCCGGAGGTGCTGAGCGAGGAACTGGTGTGGGGCCCTGCAGGCGCCCCGGAGCCGCTGCACATCGCCCTCGAGCCGCTGTTCCGCAGTATCTGCGGCTAG
- a CDS encoding nucleotide exchange factor GrpE has translation MTDPRTPGMDDLADAAAAEARADAEEQAAVDATQGASADSDNAAAEAGTDSADPRDEALAQAQREVAEQKDKFLRLYAEFENFRKRAVRDRQDAEHRGMGAVMKGLLETLDDLARVAHMTPEGTSTAAVLEGIAMVEKKLLKSLAGHGLEVVNPVDETFDPNVHEAITTTPAASQDEDDVVAQVFQVGYVLNGTLLRPARVVVRQWNG, from the coding sequence ATGACCGACCCACGCACCCCAGGAATGGACGATCTCGCCGACGCTGCCGCCGCCGAGGCGCGCGCCGACGCTGAAGAGCAGGCCGCCGTCGACGCCACGCAGGGCGCGTCCGCCGACTCCGACAACGCCGCCGCCGAGGCAGGCACCGATTCCGCCGACCCCCGCGACGAGGCGCTGGCCCAGGCCCAGCGCGAGGTCGCCGAGCAGAAGGACAAGTTCCTCCGGCTCTACGCCGAGTTCGAGAACTTCCGCAAGCGCGCCGTGCGCGACCGCCAGGACGCCGAGCACCGCGGGATGGGTGCCGTGATGAAGGGCCTGCTCGAGACGCTCGACGACCTCGCGCGCGTGGCGCATATGACGCCCGAGGGCACCTCGACCGCCGCCGTGCTCGAGGGCATCGCGATGGTGGAGAAGAAGCTGCTCAAGTCGCTGGCCGGCCACGGGCTCGAGGTGGTGAACCCCGTCGACGAGACCTTCGACCCGAACGTCCACGAAGCCATCACCACCACGCCGGCCGCCTCCCAGGACGAGGACGACGTGGTCGCGCAGGTCTTCCAGGTGGGCTACGTACTCAACGGCACCCTGCTGCGGCCGGCGCGAGTCGTCGTGCGGCAGTGGAACGGGTAA
- the dnaJ gene encoding molecular chaperone DnaJ, which produces MAQKDFYAVLGVSASATADEIKKQYRRLAKQYHPDTNKGDAKASDRFKEISEAYNVLGDAEKRKQYDEMRRLGAFDPFASRGSSRGGARPGGAGGFTGGAGTRTEDFDIGGLGGLGDLFGSIFGGRQQRSAAPEKGQSVETTLEVPFKDAVLGGKVSITLEVNEECGTCGGNGAAKGAKLQACPECGGRGEISFGQGGFAVNRPCPMCLGKGTVPTEKCAACNGAGTTRSQKKLLITVPAGTESGSKIRLKGQGGRGVRGGPNGDILITFQVREDPDFERDGMDLIVRASVNIAQATLGSKISVQTLDGKKVTLTLPAGTPSGKRFRVRGQGVAKEKDSQRGDLLVEVQVVVPESLTKEQQELFKKFAAAAGLAH; this is translated from the coding sequence ATGGCGCAGAAGGACTTCTACGCCGTTCTCGGCGTGTCCGCTTCGGCGACCGCCGACGAGATCAAGAAGCAGTACCGTCGCCTGGCCAAGCAGTATCACCCGGACACGAACAAGGGCGATGCCAAGGCGTCGGACCGCTTCAAGGAGATCTCCGAGGCCTACAACGTCCTCGGCGACGCGGAGAAGCGGAAGCAGTACGACGAGATGCGTCGGCTCGGCGCCTTCGATCCGTTCGCATCGCGCGGGTCGTCGCGCGGCGGTGCGCGCCCCGGTGGCGCCGGCGGATTCACCGGTGGCGCTGGAACTCGCACCGAAGACTTCGACATCGGTGGGCTCGGCGGCCTGGGCGATCTCTTCGGCTCGATCTTCGGCGGCCGGCAGCAGCGGTCTGCCGCTCCCGAGAAGGGCCAGAGCGTGGAGACCACGCTCGAGGTGCCGTTCAAGGACGCCGTGCTCGGCGGCAAGGTGTCCATCACCCTCGAGGTGAACGAGGAGTGTGGCACCTGCGGCGGCAACGGCGCGGCGAAGGGCGCCAAGCTGCAGGCCTGCCCGGAGTGCGGCGGGCGCGGCGAGATCTCATTCGGCCAGGGCGGATTCGCCGTGAACCGGCCCTGCCCGATGTGCCTGGGCAAGGGCACCGTGCCGACGGAGAAGTGCGCGGCCTGCAACGGCGCCGGCACCACACGCTCGCAGAAGAAGCTGCTGATCACCGTGCCGGCGGGCACCGAGAGCGGCTCCAAGATCCGGCTCAAGGGGCAGGGCGGCCGCGGCGTTCGCGGCGGGCCGAACGGCGACATCCTCATCACCTTCCAGGTGCGCGAGGACCCCGACTTTGAGCGCGATGGAATGGATCTCATCGTGCGTGCGTCGGTGAACATCGCACAGGCCACGCTGGGCTCGAAGATCAGCGTGCAGACCTTGGACGGGAAGAAGGTCACGCTGACGCTGCCGGCGGGGACGCCGAGCGGGAAGCGTTTCCGCGTGCGCGGCCAGGGCGTGGCGAAGGAGAAGGACTCGCAGCGCGGGGACCTGCTGGTGGAGGTGCAGGTCGTGGTGCCCGAGTCGCTGACGAAGGAGCAGCAGGAGCTCTTCAAGAAGTTCGCGGCCGCCGCTGGGCTGGCCCACTAG
- a CDS encoding metal-dependent transcriptional regulator produces the protein MDVYSLNPAVALLVFALGLVGALALAWPRRGVLAKLRRTWRMSERVRLEDAVKYLFHRGDDAAVRAEAVAGALAISDGTARRLLAHLVQLGLVRIQGAGFALTDRGRADALRLVRTHRLVEQWLADRTGVEAADWHEVAEEAEHELSAEEVERLAAQLGQPRYDPHGDPIPTATGEMPSDGRIPLSELGSGGAGIVAHLEDEPVEDYATLATLGVALGKTLVVRDRDDHRLHLELDGKHITLPRTLESAVSVRPVAPTSTARPHTLAELVPGETGRVAGISPACHGAQRRRLLDLGVVPGTDIKAVMQSAGGDPMAYDIRGALIGLRRQQAEWILIDRASEQVA, from the coding sequence ATGGACGTCTATTCGCTCAACCCCGCCGTCGCGCTGCTGGTCTTCGCGCTCGGCCTCGTCGGCGCGCTCGCGCTGGCTTGGCCGCGGCGCGGCGTGCTGGCCAAGCTGCGCCGCACCTGGCGGATGTCGGAGCGGGTCCGGCTCGAGGACGCCGTGAAGTACCTCTTCCATCGCGGCGACGATGCTGCGGTGCGCGCCGAGGCCGTGGCTGGCGCCCTCGCCATCAGCGATGGCACGGCGCGGCGACTGCTCGCGCATCTGGTGCAGCTCGGGCTGGTGCGCATTCAAGGCGCGGGCTTTGCGCTCACCGACCGCGGCCGCGCCGACGCGCTTCGCTTGGTTCGTACGCACCGGCTGGTGGAGCAATGGCTGGCCGACCGCACCGGCGTCGAGGCCGCCGACTGGCACGAGGTGGCCGAGGAAGCGGAGCACGAGCTCAGCGCCGAGGAAGTGGAGCGACTCGCGGCGCAGCTCGGCCAGCCGCGCTACGACCCACACGGCGACCCCATCCCAACTGCTACAGGCGAGATGCCGTCCGACGGCCGCATCCCGCTCAGTGAGTTGGGCAGCGGCGGCGCCGGCATCGTCGCGCACCTCGAGGACGAGCCTGTCGAGGACTACGCGACCCTGGCAACACTCGGCGTCGCGCTCGGCAAGACGTTGGTCGTCCGCGATCGCGATGACCACAGGCTGCACCTGGAGCTCGACGGCAAGCACATCACGCTGCCGCGCACACTCGAGTCCGCAGTGAGCGTGCGTCCGGTGGCACCGACCAGCACCGCTCGGCCGCACACCTTGGCCGAACTCGTGCCCGGCGAGACGGGGCGCGTGGCGGGCATCAGCCCCGCCTGCCACGGCGCGCAGCGCCGTCGCCTGCTGGACCTCGGCGTGGTGCCGGGCACGGACATCAAGGCCGTGATGCAGAGCGCGGGCGGCGACCCGATGGCCTATGACATCCGCGGCGCGCTGATCGGCCTGCGCCGGCAGCAGGCGGAGTGGATCCTGATCGACCGCGCGTCGGAGCAAGTCGCGTGA